The following DNA comes from Terriglobales bacterium.
GCTTGGCCTGGGCCTGGCTGGTGGCCACGTTGCTGCGCGCCACTTCGATCTGGTGCAGACGGGCCTGCGCCGTGGCCAGGTCGGCCTGGGCCGCACGCACCTGGTCGCGCAACGACGCCACCGCCGCGCGCTGCGCGTTCAGGTCGGCGTTGGAGCGGTCAAGGTCCTGCTTCGACGCCACCCCCTGCTCGGCCAGCGCCACGGTCCTCTGGTTGTCGGTCTGTACCTTGACCAACTGGGCCTCGGACTGGCGCAGCGAAGCCTGGGCGGCCTGGATACGCGCCTGGGCGTTGGCGACGCCGCTCTGCGCTTCACCAACGGTCTGGGCCACGGTGTGCTGCGATTCCGCCACCCGCGATTGCATGCTGGAGACGGCCTCGGCCGCCGCCCGCTGCTGGGCCTCGAGTTCCGCCGTGTCCAGCACCGCGATCACGTCTCCGGCCTGCACCTGGCTGCCTTCGTCCACGTTCAGCTTCTCGATGCGCCCCATGATCTTGGCGCTGACCACCACCTGGTTGGCGTCTACCGTGCCGATCAGCACCAGGTCCTTGGAGTGCGGCGCCCAGAGCCAGTAGTACAAGGCGGCCATGATGGCCAGAACTCCCAGCAGGGCGAAGATGCGGTTGCGCGGGTTCATAGGGCCCTCTCTTTCCCCCTGCCGCGATGCCGGGCAGGGCTGCCGGAAGCGGACGTGAACAGGGCATGCGCGATCTGGTCGAGCACCGCGCGCCGCCGGGCGGCGATGCGTTCCTTGGTGAACGGCTCCTGGCCGGTGATGGCCCGGAACATGGGCGCGGCCACAAAATAGAAGACGTTCAGCGCCGCCAGCGAGACCGCGAAGTTCAGCGGGTCCACGGTGCGGAATTCACCAGTGGCCATGCCCTCCCGCAACACACGCTGCAGGCCCGCGGCCAGGCGCGAGGTGTAGCGTTCCGCGAGCTGCCGGATGTGCGGCGAGCCTTCGCGCCCGGCGCGCCCCATCTCGAAGTGCACCAGGCGGCAGAACTGGGGATTCCGCGCCAGGGCGTCGAAGT
Coding sequences within:
- a CDS encoding efflux RND transporter periplasmic adaptor subunit, whose protein sequence is MNPRNRIFALLGVLAIMAALYYWLWAPHSKDLVLIGTVDANQVVVSAKIMGRIEKLNVDEGSQVQAGDVIAVLDTAELEAQQRAAAEAVSSMQSRVAESQHTVAQTVGEAQSGVANAQARIQAAQASLRQSEAQLVKVQTDNQRTVALAEQGVASKQDLDRSNADLNAQRAAVASLRDQVRAAQADLATAQARLHQIEVARSNVATSQAQAKQAEAQLNEAKTRLGYTNVLAPVSGTVSVRVARQGEVVNPGAPIVTIVDLSDTWVRAYLPETDATNIGIGDSVRVKLPSGQVVLGKVILKAAEADFATQRDVSRSKRDIKTVGLKISVANPDKTLIPGMTADVLISPDQLKAHAHSEAEARPK